In Microvenator marinus, one genomic interval encodes:
- a CDS encoding nucleotidyl transferase AbiEii/AbiGii toxin family protein codes for MLTREKLQELAAEHAISADFLEKVSMLIRLLNGMSAHPFIGPRVALKGGTALNLFVLDLPRLSVDIDINYIGSAEMATMNAERDKLDAALVQTAARYGLSVKRAPSEHIGGKWRLSYTSVLGRPSTLEVDINYLLRVPLWEPELLNSRAFLGDQAKSIKVLNTHELAAGKLAALLSRGAVRDIFDARLLLDSDLDQELLRLAFVVYGGINRVDWRTISSDAVKTSSEDVRNQLLPSLNRDFRPELKDLKSWTNTLVEETRELLKNVLPFTDAEYEFLDRLNGRGEIAPSLITSDPLMQQKISANPGLKWKALNVQKHIRGPKGPS; via the coding sequence ATGTTGACAAGAGAAAAACTACAAGAGTTGGCGGCCGAACACGCAATAAGCGCTGATTTTCTGGAAAAAGTGTCGATGCTAATCAGGCTACTAAACGGTATGTCAGCCCATCCATTTATTGGCCCCCGTGTAGCGCTCAAGGGCGGAACCGCTCTGAACCTCTTTGTTCTCGACCTACCTCGGCTCTCTGTGGACATCGATATCAACTATATTGGATCAGCGGAAATGGCCACAATGAATGCCGAGCGGGACAAGTTAGACGCGGCTTTGGTCCAGACTGCTGCGCGATACGGGCTTTCGGTGAAGCGAGCACCGAGTGAACACATTGGTGGTAAATGGCGGCTTTCCTATACGTCCGTGCTCGGCCGGCCTTCAACTTTGGAAGTAGACATCAACTACTTGCTAAGGGTTCCGCTATGGGAGCCAGAACTCCTCAATTCTCGTGCCTTTCTCGGGGATCAGGCAAAAAGTATCAAGGTGCTAAACACGCATGAGCTCGCAGCTGGCAAACTCGCAGCATTGCTCTCACGGGGAGCAGTGAGGGATATTTTTGACGCGCGACTGCTCCTCGATTCGGACTTGGACCAAGAGCTGCTTCGTTTGGCATTTGTTGTTTACGGTGGGATTAATCGCGTTGATTGGAGAACCATTTCCTCGGACGCCGTAAAGACTAGTTCAGAGGATGTTAGGAACCAGTTGCTCCCGTCGCTGAATCGCGATTTCAGGCCGGAGCTAAAGGATCTTAAGTCTTGGACCAACACTTTGGTGGAGGAGACCCGTGAACTGTTAAAGAATGTGCTTCCGTTTACTGATGCTGAGTACGAGTTTTTGGATCGTTTGAACGGGAGAGGTGAAATCGCTCCTTCACTCATCACCTCTGACCCATTAATGCAGCAAAAGATCAGTGCGAATCCTGGCTTAAAATGGAAGGCGCTAAACGTACAAAAGCACATCCGTGGCCCTAAGGGGCCTTCGTGA
- a CDS encoding alkene reductase — MSTKTLFTPYSLSSIELPNRVVMAPLTRCRAIGNVPNALMAEYYEQRASVGLIITEGTSPSPNGLGYARMPGIFSAEQVAGWKGVTDAVHAKGGHIFLQVMHTGRMSHPLNMAADARIVAPSAIAAAGEMYTDQEGPQPQPVPEEMSVADIEATIEEFVQSAKNALAAGFDGIELHGANGYLIEQFLNPSANERTDEYGGSAENRNRFAIEVARRTAAAIGAGKVGIRLSPYGANGDLKPFEGLHEQYVALSRELGQIGLAYIHVVDHSAMGAPEVPWAIKDAIRDAFGGTLILSGGYDAERAEVDLKEGRGHLVAFGRPALANPDLVERLKAGAELNEPDYSTLYTPGPEGYTDYPSAS; from the coding sequence ATGAGCACCAAGACCCTTTTTACCCCTTATAGTTTGAGTTCAATCGAGTTGCCTAACCGCGTGGTGATGGCGCCCCTGACGCGTTGCCGTGCGATCGGCAATGTGCCGAATGCGTTGATGGCCGAGTACTACGAGCAGCGCGCCTCAGTGGGCCTAATCATCACCGAAGGCACCTCGCCCAGCCCCAACGGGCTTGGTTATGCGCGCATGCCGGGCATCTTTTCGGCGGAGCAGGTGGCGGGTTGGAAAGGTGTGACGGACGCCGTACACGCCAAAGGTGGGCATATCTTTTTGCAGGTGATGCACACCGGTCGTATGTCACACCCGTTGAATATGGCGGCGGACGCTCGCATCGTCGCGCCGAGTGCGATTGCAGCAGCCGGCGAGATGTACACGGACCAGGAGGGACCTCAGCCGCAGCCGGTGCCTGAGGAAATGAGCGTCGCCGATATCGAGGCCACCATCGAGGAGTTTGTGCAGTCGGCGAAGAATGCTCTCGCAGCCGGCTTTGACGGCATCGAGCTGCACGGCGCAAACGGCTATCTCATCGAGCAATTCTTGAATCCTTCGGCCAACGAGCGCACCGATGAGTACGGTGGAAGCGCTGAGAATCGCAATCGATTTGCCATCGAGGTGGCGCGCCGCACAGCCGCGGCCATTGGAGCTGGCAAGGTGGGCATCCGTCTTTCACCGTACGGTGCCAACGGCGACCTTAAGCCTTTCGAGGGGTTGCACGAGCAATACGTAGCGCTTAGCCGCGAGCTCGGCCAGATTGGGCTCGCGTACATCCACGTGGTGGACCACTCCGCGATGGGTGCGCCTGAGGTCCCGTGGGCCATCAAGGACGCCATCCGCGATGCCTTTGGCGGTACCCTGATTCTTTCAGGTGGCTACGATGCCGAACGTGCTGAGGTGGACCTCAAAGAGGGGCGAGGGCACCTGGTGGCGTTTGGACGCCCGGCGCTTGCGAATCCGGACCTTGTGGAGCGACTCAAGGCCGGCGCTGAATTGAATGAGCCGGACTACTCCACGCTCTACACGCCTGGTCCTGAAGGCTACACGGACTACCCTAGCGCGAGCTAG
- a CDS encoding NINE protein → MKDKTTAFVLAWFLGGFGVHKFYLGENVAGLLYFITCWTLIPAVVAFFEGIGYLLMDKRSFDAKYNYMTYLPAHPQQTQIAQSVTVNVPTQGGDVVAQLEKLATLRQSGVLTEDEFHTQKRKLLT, encoded by the coding sequence ATGAAAGATAAGACTACCGCATTTGTACTAGCTTGGTTCCTCGGGGGATTCGGCGTCCACAAGTTCTACCTCGGCGAGAACGTCGCGGGACTACTCTACTTCATTACGTGCTGGACGTTGATTCCAGCGGTCGTCGCGTTCTTCGAAGGCATAGGCTACCTCCTGATGGACAAGCGAAGTTTCGACGCGAAGTACAACTACATGACCTACCTGCCCGCCCATCCACAACAGACACAAATCGCGCAGAGTGTGACGGTAAACGTACCCACTCAAGGTGGCGATGTGGTCGCCCAGCTCGAAAAACTCGCCACACTTCGTCAATCCGGCGTCCTCACCGAAGACGAGTTTCATACGCAGAAACGAAAGCTTCTAACTTGA
- a CDS encoding DUF262 domain-containing protein, with the protein MNFNTTNSTFRQLLGNGLTYRVPAFQRDYSWGEEEWDDLWQDICALFEEHGEAAHYMGYLVLQSVNNKRFDIIDGQQRLTTLSLLILAGLKHLEDLIDANLDPADNAKRRDQLRNSYIGYVDPVSLVALPKLELNRHSNKFYQTYLVPLEKLPMRGLNPSEHQLRRAFLWFRDVLDQKIGRDEDSGRELARFLDALVDKLFFTVITVNDELNAFKVFETLNARGVRLSATDLLKNYLFSIISKEDSHETELSALEGRWERIVGLLGAENFSDFLRVFWNSRHNLVRKAELFKTIRSHVSGREQVFALMRELDFAAGVFAALRDPSDPNWNVEESKAFSSIQLFNVTQTLAMLLAAHARFFESDRKSFSRIVRVTAVISMRYNVICSLPTHEQERIYNDVALGISSGRLSSGAAIVDALSEVYPDDQVFRSSFASKEFRTTDSGTKRLVRYILRELERQVSGANFDLEGQTYNIEHILPQNPSEDWSHITEAKQDRLIYRLGNMTLLESKANRNAGNESFESKSTVYASSDFQITRSIPEQYPIWDEQSVESRQRQLAKLAIGIWKL; encoded by the coding sequence TTGAACTTCAACACGACAAACTCCACATTTCGGCAGCTACTGGGAAATGGCTTGACCTACCGCGTACCGGCTTTTCAGCGCGACTATTCGTGGGGAGAGGAGGAATGGGACGACCTCTGGCAAGATATCTGTGCGCTCTTCGAGGAGCATGGGGAGGCGGCGCATTACATGGGATACCTTGTACTGCAGTCGGTGAATAACAAACGCTTCGACATCATCGACGGCCAACAAAGGCTCACCACTTTGAGCCTCTTGATACTCGCTGGACTGAAGCATTTGGAGGATCTGATCGATGCCAATCTAGATCCAGCTGACAATGCAAAACGGCGAGATCAGCTCAGAAATAGCTACATTGGGTACGTGGACCCCGTAAGCCTGGTGGCGCTTCCGAAGCTGGAGCTCAATCGGCACTCCAACAAGTTCTACCAGACATATCTCGTACCGTTGGAGAAACTTCCGATGCGAGGGCTTAACCCCTCTGAGCATCAGCTTCGCCGAGCGTTTTTATGGTTTCGGGATGTACTTGACCAAAAGATCGGTCGAGACGAGGACAGCGGACGTGAACTCGCGAGGTTTCTAGACGCCCTTGTGGACAAGCTCTTCTTCACGGTCATTACCGTCAATGATGAACTCAACGCGTTTAAGGTGTTTGAGACCTTGAATGCGCGTGGTGTGAGGCTTTCAGCCACGGATCTCTTGAAGAACTATCTATTCTCAATCATAAGCAAGGAAGATAGCCATGAGACAGAACTCAGTGCATTGGAGGGGCGATGGGAGAGAATTGTAGGACTTCTTGGGGCAGAGAACTTCTCTGATTTTTTGCGAGTTTTCTGGAACAGCCGCCACAATCTAGTCCGCAAGGCGGAACTCTTTAAGACGATTCGAAGTCATGTCAGTGGACGCGAACAAGTATTCGCGCTCATGCGAGAACTTGATTTTGCGGCAGGGGTGTTTGCTGCTTTGCGCGACCCTTCCGACCCCAACTGGAACGTTGAAGAATCCAAGGCGTTTTCGAGCATTCAACTTTTTAACGTCACTCAGACGCTGGCGATGCTCCTCGCTGCGCATGCTCGATTCTTTGAGTCAGACCGTAAGTCGTTTTCAAGAATCGTGCGTGTCACGGCCGTGATATCGATGCGCTACAATGTGATTTGCAGTCTGCCTACGCACGAACAAGAGCGAATCTACAATGATGTTGCTCTTGGAATCAGCTCAGGGCGCCTCTCTTCTGGAGCTGCGATTGTAGACGCACTCAGCGAGGTTTATCCCGACGATCAAGTCTTTAGGTCAAGCTTCGCTTCAAAAGAGTTTCGAACCACGGATAGCGGCACTAAACGACTTGTTCGCTACATACTTAGAGAGCTGGAGCGCCAGGTTTCGGGTGCAAACTTCGACCTTGAGGGGCAAACTTACAATATCGAACACATCTTGCCACAGAATCCCTCCGAGGACTGGAGCCATATCACGGAGGCAAAGCAAGACCGGCTGATTTATAGGCTCGGAAACATGACCCTCTTGGAGTCTAAGGCCAATCGAAATGCTGGGAACGAATCGTTTGAATCGAAGAGTACTGTCTATGCAAGTAGCGACTTTCAAATCACGCGATCCATTCCAGAGCAATATCCGATTTGGGACGAGCAAAGTGTGGAGTCGCGCCAAAGGCAGCTAGCAAAGCTCGCCATTGGAATCTGGAAGTTGTAG
- a CDS encoding class I SAM-dependent methyltransferase yields MYTDWIPAPNIGKNPELYELENDAIARDGRLDAALIGIADWTSKVLLDIGTGTGYWLPRYATKAHEVIGVEPDPGLLPRAQERVQDLPNARAIAGSAEHIPLSDNSVDIAHARFAYFFGAGAEKGLAEVLRVLKPGGSLVVIDNSWELGDFAKLLKIATEGNAAMDPDAAREWWQDRGATRVDVLGGWACKSPGELQEILRMEFASDVVDQFWNYEHDGGASISYGFAIYRVRN; encoded by the coding sequence GTGTACACTGATTGGATACCTGCTCCGAATATCGGGAAAAACCCCGAGCTTTACGAGCTTGAGAACGACGCCATTGCGCGCGACGGTCGACTCGATGCCGCCCTTATTGGTATCGCAGATTGGACGTCAAAGGTGCTTCTGGATATCGGCACGGGGACCGGCTACTGGTTGCCTCGCTACGCAACCAAGGCACACGAGGTCATCGGTGTTGAGCCAGATCCCGGGCTTTTGCCTCGTGCCCAAGAACGCGTTCAAGACCTACCCAATGCGCGCGCGATTGCGGGCTCGGCGGAACATATCCCACTATCCGACAACTCGGTGGATATTGCGCATGCTCGATTTGCCTACTTCTTCGGCGCCGGCGCTGAAAAGGGGCTCGCCGAAGTTCTCCGAGTACTCAAACCGGGCGGATCTTTGGTGGTCATCGACAACTCGTGGGAGCTCGGTGACTTTGCGAAACTCCTGAAAATCGCGACCGAAGGCAATGCCGCGATGGACCCTGATGCGGCCCGTGAATGGTGGCAAGACCGCGGCGCCACGCGAGTGGATGTGCTAGGCGGGTGGGCCTGCAAGAGTCCTGGGGAATTGCAGGAGATTCTGCGCATGGAGTTCGCGTCTGATGTCGTGGATCAATTCTGGAATTATGAGCACGACGGTGGAGCCTCCATTTCCTACGGTTTTGCCATCTACCGAGTGAGAAACTAG
- a CDS encoding type IV toxin-antitoxin system AbiEi family antitoxin domain-containing protein: MVRVSSLERAMVDMLHNPAYGGGWEEIWRSLDMVEFFDLKMLVSYAIKLGSATTVARLGFYLSQHRERLFVEQGHLEELAAHAPKNACYMDTSRRSGRLVHPWNLIVPEFVLNQGWNEVA, encoded by the coding sequence ATGGTACGCGTATCCAGTCTTGAACGCGCTATGGTGGATATGCTCCACAACCCCGCATACGGAGGTGGATGGGAGGAAATCTGGCGTTCCTTGGATATGGTGGAATTCTTTGATCTGAAGATGTTGGTCTCTTACGCGATTAAACTGGGGTCAGCCACCACAGTAGCAAGGCTAGGGTTCTATCTATCTCAGCACCGGGAGAGGCTTTTCGTGGAGCAAGGTCACTTGGAGGAGCTTGCGGCTCATGCTCCCAAAAACGCTTGCTATATGGATACATCTCGTCGAAGCGGACGGCTCGTACACCCGTGGAATCTGATCGTTCCCGAATTTGTCCTGAATCAAGGTTGGAATGAGGTGGCCTGA